The Methylacidimicrobium sp. B4 genome contains a region encoding:
- the trxA gene encoding thioredoxin, which translates to MAGPVHEITNANFDQEVTQSPIPVVLDFWAEWCGPCRMVAPVIDELAGELAGKVKFGKVNVDQEQELAYRFSIQSIPTLLIVKDGEVKGRQVGAASKSHILAKIQQSQ; encoded by the coding sequence ATGGCTGGTCCCGTCCACGAAATCACCAACGCCAATTTTGATCAGGAAGTGACCCAATCCCCCATCCCGGTGGTACTCGACTTCTGGGCGGAATGGTGCGGGCCTTGTCGCATGGTCGCACCGGTCATCGACGAGCTCGCCGGCGAGCTTGCGGGAAAAGTGAAGTTCGGCAAGGTCAACGTCGACCAGGAGCAAGAGCTCGCCTACCGCTTCTCGATCCAGTCGATTCCGACCCTCCTGATCGTCAAGGACGGCGAGGTCAAAGGCCGCCAAGTGGGTGCGGCTTCGAAGAGCCATATCCTTGCGAAGATTCAGCAGTCCCAGTAG